In Aspergillus luchuensis IFO 4308 DNA, chromosome 1, nearly complete sequence, the following are encoded in one genomic region:
- a CDS encoding flavodoxin and radical SAM domain protein (COG:C;~EggNog:ENOG410PGWZ;~InterPro:IPR007197,IPR013917,IPR034556,IPR029039, IPR013785,IPR008254;~PFAM:PF04055,PF08608;~antiSMASH:Cluster_1.7;~go_function: GO:0003824 - catalytic activity [Evidence IEA];~go_function: GO:0010181 - FMN binding [Evidence IEA];~go_function: GO:0051536 - iron-sulfur cluster binding [Evidence IEA];~go_function: GO:0051539 - 4 iron, 4 sulfur cluster binding [Evidence IEA];~go_process: GO:0008033 - tRNA processing [Evidence IEA]), protein MEASANEGLLAFWHSYRLPLLLALATLVVLVRAYRKLQPKSKIATASSIPSSPRSHSPEKREKTISQSTEKDVKADSKPSVVEKDASQKQAGPKRVTGKKPLKVAGRRRGSDQEPPVSFIQPIIFFASLTANTERYAQVLLEDLRAAARDRADPENRERGLLPPQIHDLSYVDFDDYFISAPKPPSTSPGTRYVYCMLIPTYNIDTILNTFLGHLDETHHDFRIDTAPLSGLAGYSVFGFGDREGWPTEEEGFCSQAKELDRWMAKLTGRKRAYPLGFGDVKSDADSALKEWSRGLQDILGDIVENGGLGEGVPGSGDPLESDEEDLDDEGSDSDKANGRKRNKNQSVVDLEDIKFNSDAASGSPIPVDFTTGGKTPAPATEKEMVPKTSPTYASLTKQGYTIVGSHSGVKICRWTKSALRGRGSCYKFSFYGIRSHLCMEATPSLSCSNKCIFCWRHGTNPVGTTWRWKVDDPELIFNGVKEGHYKKIKMMRGVPGVRAERFAEAMRIRHCALSLVGEPIFYPHINRFLDMLHSEHISSFLVCNAQHPDQLETLHRVTQLYVSIDASNRESLRKIDRPLHRDFWERFQRCLDILREKRHYQRTVFRLTLVKGFNIDDEVIGYANLVEKALPCFIEIKGVTYCGTSTSAGAGLTMQNVPFYEEIQQFVTSLNAELERRGLKYGIAAEHAHSCCALIASERFHVNGKWHSRIDYDRFFQLLEKEKADGTSFTPEDYMRETEDWALWGNGGFDPNDERVYRKGKKKAIQAAVETQG, encoded by the exons ATGGAGGCATCTGCAAACGAAG GTCTTTTGGCCTTCTGGCATTCCTACCGCTTGcctcttctcctcgctctcgctACCCTTGTCGTTCTCGTTCGCGCTTATCGTAAGCTGCAGCCGAAGTCCAAGATTGCTACTGCTTCCTCGATCCCGTCGTCACCTCGCAGCCATTCCCCGGAAAAACGTGAAAAGACCATCAGCCAGTCTACGGAGAAGGATGTGAAAGCCGACTCAAAGCCCTCGGTCGTGGAGAAGGACGCGTCACAAAAGCAGGCCGGTCCGAAGCGAGTCACAGGAAAGAAGCCGCTAAAGGTTGCTGGCCGGCGTAGAGGTTCTGACCAGGAACCCCCTGTCTCCTTCATTcaacccatcatcttcttcgcttcgTTGACCGCAAACACCGAGAGATATGCCCAAGTCTTGCTGGAAGATTTGCGAGCTGCTGCGCGCGATCGGGCCGATCCTGAAAATCGGGAACGAggcctccttcccccccagaTTCACGACCTGTCCTATGTCGATTTCGACGACTACTTCATCAGCGCGCCGAAGCCTCCTTCGACTTCGCCAGGAACACGCTATGTCTATTGCATGCTGATCCCGACTTACAACATCGACACCATCTTGAACACCTTCCTCGGTCACCTCGACGAAACTCATCATGACTTCCGCATTGATACTGCACCTCTGTCTGGTCTCGCTGGCTATTCTGTCTTCGGATTTGGCGACAGAGAAGGATGGCCTaccgaagaggaaggctTCTGCTCACAGGCCAAGGAACTGGATCGCTGGATGGCGAAACTCACAGGTAGGAAGAGAGCCTACCCTCTTGGTTTTGGAGATGTCAAGAGCGATGCGGACTCGGCCTTGAAGGAGTGGTCCCGTGGCCTACAGGATATTCTCGGTGATATTGTCGAAAATGGCGGCCTAGGTGAAGGTGTCCCTGGTAGTGGTGATCCGCTCGaaagtgatgaggaggatttggacgACGAAGGTTCGGACTCTGACAAGGCAAACGGTCGGAAGAGAAACAAGAATCAATCGGTGGTCGACCTGGAAGATATTAAGTTCAACTCGGACGCTGCATCCGGATCTCCTATCCCAGTGGATTTCACTACGGGTGGAAAGACTCCTGCGCCCGCCACTGAGAAAGAGATGGTGCCCAAGACCTCGCCCACCTATGCCTCTCTGACGAAGCAAGGATATACCATTGTTGGTTCGCACTCTGGCGTCAAGATCTGTCGTTGGACCAAGTCCGCCCTGCGTGGTCGTGGCTCCTGTTATAAGTTCTCATTCTACGGTATTCGCTCTCACCTGTGCATGGAGGCAACTCCTTCGCTTTCTTGCAGCAACAAATGTATCTTCTGCTGGCGTCATGGTACCAATCCTGTCGGCACCACTTGGCGTTGGAAGGTGGATGATCCGGAACTCATTTTCAATGGAGTCAAGGAAGGTCATTACAAGAAGATTAAGATGATGCGTGGTGTTCCGGGTGTGCGTGCGGAGCGATTCGCCGAGGCTATGCGGATCCGTCACTGTGCTCTCAGCTTGGTCGGCGAGCCGATCTTCTATCCCCATATTAATCGTTTCCTGGACATGCTGCACAGCGAACACATCTCCAGTTTCCTTGTCTGCAACGCCCAACACCCCGACCAGCTTGAAACGTTGCATCGGGTGACGCAACTCTATGTCTCCATCGATGCTAGTAACCGCGAGAGCCTACGTAAGATCGATCGGCCTCTGCACCGCGACTTCTGGGAACGTTTCCAGCGCTGCTTGGACATCCTCCGGGAAAAGCGTCATTACCAGCGGACGGTGTTCCGTCTTACGCTGGTCAAGGGATTCAACATCGACGATGAAGTGATCGGATATGCCAACCTGGTTGAGAAGGCTCTGCCTTGCTTTATTGAAATCAAAGGCGTGACTTACTGTGGtaccagcaccagcgccGGAGCTGGACTGACGATGCAGAACGTTCCTTTTTACGAAGAGATTCAGCAATTCGTCACTTCTCTCAACGCAGAGCTAGAGCGCCGTGGTCTGAAGTATGGTATTGCCGCCGAGCATGCTCACAGTTGTTGCGCGCTCATCGCGTCCGAGCGGTTCCACGTTAATGGCAAGTGGCATTCCCGGATCGATTACGATaggttcttccagctcttggagaaggagaaggccgacGGTACCTCGTTCACGCCGGAGGACTATATGAGAGAAACCGAGGACTGGGCGCTGTGGGGTAACGGAGGCTTCGATCCGAATGATGAGCGTGTCTAcaggaagggcaagaagaaggccattCAGGCTGCTGTTGAAACCCAGGGATGA
- a CDS encoding uncharacterized protein (COG:G;~EggNog:ENOG410PIK6;~InterPro:IPR005828,IPR036259;~TransMembrane:3 (i12-32o52-72i84-102o);~antiSMASH:Cluster_1.8;~go_component: GO:0016021 - integral component of membrane [Evidence IEA];~go_function: GO:0022857 - transmembrane transporter activity [Evidence IEA];~go_process: GO:0055085 - transmembrane transport [Evidence IEA]) yields MISNNQSQLSFRYTGIILVTVITACGIGAWPASYAVGGEASSLRLRAKSQGLGWFVAGLSSVVFNLILPYIFNPDQGALRGKTGFVCAGFSAIALVGTWLYLPEMKDQAPSEIDDMFGAVVPARQFRKWSPLIADPPSSDRSPQA; encoded by the coding sequence ATGATAAGCAATAACCAAAGCCAATTGTCGTTCAGATACACGGGAATCATACTAGTCACGGTAATCACGGCCTGCGGTATTGGTGCATGGCCAGCATCCTACGCTGTCGGTGGAGAAGCATCGTCTCTGCGGCTTCGGGCCAAGTCCCAAGGTTTGGGCTGGTTCGTTGCCGGACTCTCCAGCGTCGTTTTCAACCTCATCTTGCCGTACATCTTCAACCCTGATCAGGGTGCCCTGCGCGGTAAGACCGGTTTTGTATGTGCGGGCTTCTCGGCCATTGCCCTCGTGGGAACATGGCTTTACTTGCCAGAGATGAAAGATCAGGCGCCCAGCGAAATTGACGATATGTTTGGAGCAGTCGTACCTGCACGGCAGTTCAGAAAGTGGTCCCCACTGATTGCTGATCCACCTTCTTCGGATCGTTCCCCACAGGCATGA